The window TCAAAATGGCAAATGAAGGAATTACAAAGTCAAACAATTGTTCTTGCTTTTGATCCAGATCACAGAACAAAACCAGAGACAAAACTATCTGACGGTGTCCGTACTCCACGGTCCATTGATAAGAGGGGCGAATGTGAAAATATAAAGTACAAGAATAATCAAAATCACAGAAGTCTATGGGGTGTaagtataaataatataaagTAAAGGGGAGGAAACAAGAAGACAAGAAAACCATTCCTGActttcctctcctctcctctccccTCGTGCTTAGCCTCATTTTTcgtttattttctctctctactctctctactctctctctctctccttgttTCTCTCTTTCCGGTGACAGTAGGGCTTCTTCTATCTTACGCTTTCGCACTCTTGTTTTCTCCGCGGCGCACGTTAACCACGCCGTTCTCTGTCTTGCGCTCCCGGAGGTAAGCTCCTTATCCTACTGCCCCTTTGTCTTTCCATTTGATCTCCTTAAATTCCGTCACCGAGAAAACCTAATCGGACAATAATCGCACTTTAATTGGGGTTGTTTACATGCATTACGagttaattagtttaattaatcGAGCAATTATGTGATGATTAATGTTTTGATCGATCAGGGTTAGGGAGAGACGCTCTAGGGTTTGGGTTCCGattaaaattaatcatttttCTGTGAGATCCGTGGAAGGGGAACAGACTTTGATTCGATATTTCGGGCGGGCGGGAGCAGAaagctagggttagggtttttgatGCGTTGGCAGAAATCAGAGCCGGCTAATTTGATCGTAGTGTGGGTCGGACGCGTGAGATGGCTAATCCCGGAGTCGGGGCCAAGTTTGTATCTGTGAATCTGAACAAATCCTATGGGCAGCCTTCTCACCATCATCACCATCCACCGCACCATAGCCCTTACGGGTCAAACAGGGGGAGGCCAGCTACTCATGGCAGCGGAGGAATGGTGGTCCTTTCGAGGCCTCGCAGTGCGAACAAAGCTGCTGGGTCGAAGCTTTCTGTTCCACCCCCCTTGAATCTGCCTTCATTGCGCAAAGAGCATGAGAGATTTGATTCGTTGGGCTCAGGTGGTGGTCCTGCTGGTGGAGGGGCTGCAGGTAGTGGGGCGAGGCCTACTTCGTCTGGTGTGGGGTGGACGAAGCCTACTGCTGTTGCTTTGCAAGAGAAAGAAGTGGATGGTGATCATGGAGGAGCTGAGGCAAATGACCAGACTTTGCATTGTGTTGATGGGGTGAGTAGAGGGAACACTGTGGGGAGCAGTGTTTATATGCCACCTTCAGCTCGGCCTGGCTCGGTGGGACCTCTCCCTATTCCTGCTCCAACATATCAACCGGCAGAGAAAGTACTGCTGTTGAGGGGTGAAGATTTCCCTTCTTTGCAGGCTGCTTTGCCGTCTTCGTCAAGGCCTTCACAAAAGCAAAAGGAGGGTTTGAATCAGAAACAGGTGCAAGCTGTCCGTGATGAATTGTTGAATGAGCAGAGGGATAGTACTCATTCTAGTTTGCTGGTTGACATGCGGCCTCAATTGCAGACGTCTCGTCGTGGTGTACATAATGAGAATGGCAGTGAAAGTAAGGGTTTAGGTGGTGATCGAGCATCAGAGCAAGTAAGGAAGCAGGATGAGTATTTTCCAGGTCCACTACCACTAGTTCGGTTGAACCCAAGATCAGATTGGGCGGATGATGAGCGTGATACAAGTCATGGTTTCACAGATCGGGGCAGAGATCATGGGTTCTCAAAAACTGAAGCTTGTTGGGATAGAGATTTTGATATGCCCAGAATAAGTGTTCTACCACTCAAGCCAGTTCACAACCCTTCGGAGAGATGGGTTCTGCATGACAATGAAGCTGGAAAGGTTTCTACCAGCGAAGTCCCAAAGGTGGATTCATACAGCAGAGATGCAAGAACACCTAGTAGAGAAGGAAGGGAAGGGAACTCATGGAGAAATACCACATTTCCAAAAGATGGAAATAGTGGTCAAGTTGGAAATGACCGAAATGTTTTTGATGCAAGAGCGTCGAGTTTATACAGAGAAACAGGCAAGGATAGTAAGTATAGTCTGACATCTGTTCAAGAAAATGCTCAAGATAATTTTGTAAGGAGGGATGGGTATAGACAAGGAGGGAGACAGCCTTGGAACAATTCTACAGACTCATATACAAGCAGAGGGCCTGAATGGAATAAACGTGACCGGTATGGCAGTGAACAACAAAATAGATACAGAGGTGATGCTTTACAGAATGGCTCAGTGTCCAAACCCTACTCTGCAGGTGGTAAAGGGCTTCCCGTCAATGATCCACTGCTTAATTTTGGAAGGGAGAAGCACCCATTTTCAAAGAGTGAAAAACCTTATGTAGAGGATCCTTACATGAAAGACTTTGGAGGTACTGGTTTTGACAGCCGGGATCCCTTCTCTGCTGGTCTTTTTGGAGTggttaagaagaagaaagatgtgGTTAAACAAACTGATTTCCATGACCCTGTTAGGGAATCTTTTGAGGCTGAACTTGAGAGAGTTCAGAAAATGCAAGAACAGGAGCGACAGAGGATCATTGAGGAACAAGGAAGAGCTTTGGAGCTAGCtcgaagagaagaagaggagagaatGCGGATGGCTAGGGAACAAGAAGAAAGGCAGAGAAGGATGGAAGAAGAAGCTAGGGAAGCAGCGTGGAGAGCAGAACAAGAACAACTTGATGCCATGCGAAGAGCTGAAGAGCAGAGATTAGCTAGGGAAGAGGAGAAACAGAGGTTGTTTTTGGAGGAAGAAAGGAGGAAACATGCTGCTAAGCAGAAGCTTTTAGAATTGGAGGAAAGGATTGCGAAGAGGAGGGCTGAAACAGGAAAGACTGGTGGTAATTCTGTGGCTGATGCAGATGAGAAAATGTCTAGgatggagaaagaaaaagatgtCTCCAGGGCAGCAGACATGGATGACTGGGAGGATGGTGAAAGAATGGTGGAGCGGATCACAGCCTCGGCATCTTCTGATTCAAGTTTGAACAGGTCCCTTGAGATGGGTTCTAGGTCTCATTATTCTAGAGATAGTTCTCCTTTTGTGGACAGGGGAAAATCCATTAATTCCTGGAGAAGAGATGTATATGAGAATGGGAACAGCTCAAGCTTACTTCTGCAAGACCAGGACTTTGGCCATCATAGTCCCAGACGAGATTCATCTTTTGGTGGGAGAGCTCCTTTAAGGAAAGAGTTCTATGGAGGCAGTGGATTCATGTCTTCTAGGACTTACCACAAAGGGGGGATTGCTGAACCTCACATGGATGATATCACTCATTTAAGGGGGCAGAGGTGGAACCTTTCTGGCGATGGGGATCATTATAGCAGAAACATGGAGATTGATTCTGAATTCCATGATAACCTTGTTGAAAAGTTTAGTGATGCTGGATGGGGGCAGGGGCGTGTCCATGGCAATCTTTATTCTCCTTACCCTGAACAGTTGTATCCAAATTCTGATGCAGATGGGCCTTATACCTTTGGTAGGTCACGGTATTCCATGAGGCAGCCTCGTGTTCTTCCACCGCCATCACTAGCTTCCATGCACAAATCCTCCTACAGGGATGAAGTTGAGCGTCCTGGTCCCTCAGCATTTCTAGACAATGAGATACAGTTCAATCAAGCAGGTAGAGGTGAACCTACCATGCAGACAAGGCATGATACTAATCGTCCTGAGAATATCGGACAACCTGAAATAATTAATGTCAAACAAGAAAACATGGGGAGTGAGAATCGTAAACTGGACAGTATCACCAGCCCAAGGTGTGATTCACAATCATCTCTTTCTGTGTCTAGCCCCCCTAGTTCTCCAACTCATCTTTCTCATGATGACTTGGATGAGTCTCGAGATTCTTCATTGTTATCTGCCCCGGGAGACTGCAAAGAGGTCCCCTTATCTGGGCCGGAGAGTGAACCTCTCGTATTACCTACCAATCCTGGACAAGAGAATGTGATGAATGCTTCTAGTTCTATCTCAACTGGTGATGATGGAGAATGGACTGATGAGAACAATGAGCATCTTCAGGAGCAAGAAGAatatgatgaagatgaagatggataCGAGGAGGAAGATGAAGTGCATGAAGTAGATGATGAGAATATTGATCTAACCCAGGAGTTTGACGCCATGCATTTAGAGGAGAAAGGATCCCCTGACATGGACAATTTGGTCCTAGGCTTCAATGAAGGTGTTGAAGTTGGAATGCCAAATGATGAGTTTGAGAGAAGTTCAAGGAATGACGAAGGTACATTTGTGGTACCTAAGGTTTCATCTGGCACTGTTGAAGAACAGGGGTCATTTGATGGAATTCGTGCTGATGAACTGACCCTTCAACCTATGGATGGGTCCAACCAAGTGAATGTAGGTAGTTCTTCCAGATTGGTCCAAGAAACTGAGAAGGCAATGCAGAATTTAGTTATCCAGCCTAGTAATGTCTCTCATATGTCAGCTGCAACTGAACGTGAACATGTGGATGCTTCTAGTACTTCTGGGCCATCTTCTCAGCATCCAGTTACATCTTCGGTTAGCTTTACCTCCCATTTGTTGTCCAGTCATGCTGCCATGCCTACAGTATCTTCTGTTCTGAATCAGACAGAGGGACCTGTTAAGCTTCAGTTTGGGCTGTTTTCCGGTCCATCTCTGATACCATCTCCAGTCCCAGCTATACAAATTGGTTCTATACAGATGCCTCTTCCTCTGCATCCTCAGGTTGGCCCATCTCTAGCCCACATGCACCCGTCACAGCCACTCTTCCAGTTTGGTCAGCTAAGGTATACATCTCCTATCTCCCAGGGAGTACTGCCAATGGGTCCTCAATCAGTGTCTTTTGTTCAGCCCAATTTCCCATCCGGTTTTTCATTGAATCAGAGCCCAGGAGGCCCTCTGCCTATTCAAACTGGCCCAGGAACttatcaaaatattaaaaatgatgCTACGTTGAGTTCAGTGAATAATAATCAACCTGGAGTTACTTCGAGGCTTTTGGGTGCATCTCAAGAGAATGTATCAGAAAAGATAAATTCAATGCCCGCTGGAGGAACTGCTGAAACCTCTGTCATGGTGCAACAGGGACCAGCAGTATCCCGTATCGGCGATAGCAGTTCAAGATCTGAGTCTTTTCAGGGGGAAGACCAGAGAAACAATAACTCGGTTGGGAAAAACTTCAGTGGTTTTCTTGGTACTCGGGAATCTCAAGGTCAGGCTCAAACTGGAGCAACGCCATCTCAGTTAGTTATCAAAGACAAAGATTTTAGTGGGCCAAGGGCCCATGGCCCAACATCCGGTGGCAGAGGAAGAAAATATGTGGTTACAGTTAAAAATTCTGGCTCTGGATCATTTCCAGTTGCTGAGCCTACACATTTAGAATCTAGTGGGTTTCAGAGGAGACCTCGACGCAATATGCAGCGAACTGAGTTTCGAGTTCGAGGAAGTGCTGATAAGAGGCAATATACAGGGTCTGTATCTTCCAACCACGTTGGACTGGACGAGAAATATGTCTCTGGAAGGGGTTTTGGGCCTTCTGTAAGAAGTGGGCCTAGGAGGGTTGTTATGTCAAATAAACCATCAAAACAGATGTTAGATTCAGAGGGCTTGAGCCCAGGTCCACTTAATTCACTAGAAATAGATTCTGGGAGCAAGGCTGAAAAGGGAGCTGGAAAAGATGCTTTGACAAGGAGTCAGAATGTCCCGCAATCTGGAGAGGGAAATCTTAAAAGAAATATTCATTCTGAAGAAGATGTGTATGCTCCTCTTCAAAGTGGCTTTGTGCGTGTCTTTGAGCAACCTGGCATAGAGGCTCCTAGTGATGAAGATGATTTCATTGAAGTGAGATCAAAGAGGCAAATGCTGAATGATCGGCGtgaacagagagagaaagaaatcaaGGCGAAGTCTCGGGCCTCAAAGGTTGGAATGcatgtaatttcattttgtattttgcCCTTCGTTGATTTAAATAGTGTTGCTTAATTTCTTTTATGTGCTCATTTTATCAGGTTCCACGAAAACCTCGTTCTACTTCAAAAAGTAGTACTGCCTCTGCCAACTCAGGTAAAAATTATGCAGTGGCAAATGGAGAAGCAGGAAACAGCAGTCGCTCTGATTTCATTGCCTCTGAGGGACGTGGATTGGTAAATATGGAAGTATCAGCTGGTTTTAACACTAGTGTAGTGTCTCAACCGTTGGCTCCAATTGGCACTACTGCTGTAAAAAGTGATGCCCAGGCTGATATTAGATCCCACACAATCAGGTATTTGCTCGCTttgaaaaaacatttaaaccCAATAACTTAATACATAGATTtctaatcattctttttatcaaCAGGTCACTGAACACAAGCTCCCTTCCTGTAGTATCAGGTAGTGAGAAAAATCTTGGGCGCAGCTCAATTGTTGACAACAAGAGTAAGGTTCTGGACAATGTTCAAGCATCTTTGGACGCATGGGGTAATTCACGGATCAATCAACAGGTGTGCAAAACAACTATGTTGTAAATCTTGTGTTTTACCAtaggtttttcatttttgttctgAGTAGATTCTGTAAGGTTACTGTGTTCTTTTTTGTTGGTTTCTTCACTGTGTTGCTTCTGTGACATGCATTGGGTGCTTTTTATTTGCACGCAAGCATATTTTTTGTGTTATACAAATGAGCTGTTCACTGTTCTCGTTCTTCTTATGGTTTAATTTACCTCATTTGTGTTCCATTATTGCTCCTTTTttgagacacacacacacacacacacatctctTGGTTGTACTGATGAAGCAACATATTGCTGCAGTgtgtttccctttttttttctttttccccttcTGTATACTGCCTAGAGTGCAATTGATTGACTTCATCCAGCAGGTTATATCCTTGACACAGACCCAACTTGATGAGGCTATGAAGCCTGGGCAATTTGGCTCTCATGGTTCTGTTGGAGAAATTACTAGCTCAGTTTGTGAATCCAGCATGCCATCTTCATCAATCTTGACAAAGGAGAATCCATTTTCTTCTGCTGCAAATCCAATCAATTCCCTGCTTGCTGGCGAGAAAATCCAATTTGGTGAGCATGCTAAAAATCTCGAGAGTTTGCTAAAAGTTGCAGTCGTCATTTTTCTGATCATTTTATCCTTCTATATTCAGGTGCTGTCACGTCTCCAACAATACTTCCTCCTAGTAGCCGCTCTGTTTCACATGGAATTGGTCCACCGGGACCATCTCGGTCTGACATGCAACTATCCCACAATCATTCTGCAGCTGAAAATGATTGTGGTCTTCTCTTTGAGAAAGAGAAACACACGGCTGAGTCTTGTGTTCATTTGGAAGATTGTGAATCAGAAGCTGAAGCAGCTGCTTCAGCTGTTGCTGTTGCAGCCATCAGCAGTGATGAAATTGCTGGGAATAGTTTGGGTGCTTGCTCTGGTTTAGTTGCAGATATTGATGGGATAACAGCAGGTGAATACTTATTTTTCTGGTGTAGAGACACACATTCCTTTTCTCCTTATAATGTTTATTATCTTATTAGAATTATTTTTAATCTCTGGTAGCTGGAGCTGGTGATCAGAAATTTGCCAGTCAATCAAGGGCCAAACAGTCTCTAAGTGTGTCCCTTCCAGCAGATTTATCTTTGGAGACCCCACCAACCTCATTAAGGCCACCTTTACCAGGTCAGAATAATTTCATTATAACCAATTTTGTTTTGACTGCCCGTCCTAAGAATGTTCAAGGTGCTGATATAGATGGGATTACAGCAGGTGTGAAtggattttttgttttagtattgAGTATTGCCTTATATTTAATGATTCTTCTCATACTAGAGTTTTTAATCTTTAGTAGGTGGAGCTGGTGATCAACAATTAGCCAGTCAATCGAGGGCTGAAGAGTCCCTCAGTGTTTCCCTTCCAGCAGATCTATCTGTTGAGACCCCACCAATTTCGTTATGGCCACCCTTAACGAGTCCTCAGAATTCTTCAGGCCAAATGCTTCCACATTTTCCTGGTGGCCCACCTTCCCATTTTCCCTTTTATGAGATGAATCCCATGATGGGGGGTCCTGTTTTTGCTTTTGGACCACATGAAGAATCTGCATCTACTACCCAAGCACAATTGCAAAAGACTAGTGCACCAGTTTCTGCGCCACTTGGAACTTGGCAGCAATGCCATTCCGGGGTAGATTCATTCTATGGTCCTCCTGCGGGTTTTACTGGTCCTTTCATCAGTCCAGCTGGAGGCATTCCAGGTGTTCAAGGCCCTCCACACATGGTTGTCTATAACCATTTTGCGCCTGTAGGACAATTTGGACAAGTTGGCTTGAGTTTCATGGGTACTGCTTATATTCCATCAGGAAAGCAGCCTGATTGGAAGCACAACCCTGCATCTTCCTCCATGGGTGTTGGCGAGGGGGAGATGAACAGTATAAATATGGTTTCTGCACAGCGCAACCCTACCAACATGCCTGCTCCGATCCAGCATTTGGCCCCTGGGTCACCACTCCTTCCCATGGCTTCACCATTGGCCATGTTCGATGTTTCTCCTTTCCAGGTAAAATTTCAACATGTTGATATAATACATACCCCTCCCTGCTTGGTGGTTTTTAGGTTTTGCAACATAGTGGGCTTTGGGGAGAGTTCTCTCTAAAGAGAATGGGAAGGGGAATGCTTTGAGTGGTAGATTTTATTCCTTTTAGAATTTGTTATGGGTACATGAATCTACAGCTGGTGCAAGAGATAAATATGTTAAATTTTCAATGTATTTCTATTTGGTTGGGAGCAGTTACCATACTCTTTTCTTTCTGGAATAACCCAACTAACGAGTTTGTAAAAATTGTTGTCCCCAGCCTTCTGATATGTCAGTTCAAGCACGGTGGCCCCATGTTCCTGCATCATCTCTTCAGTCTGTTCCTCTTTCAATGCCAATGCAGCAACAGGCAGATGGTACACTTCCTTCTAAATTTAGCCATGGTCCTACTGACCAATCATTGCCAGCCAACAGGTTCCCCGAGTCCCGGACTTCTACATCCTTTGACAACAGTCGTAGTTTTCCTGTATCGACTGAAGCCACTTCCACCCGATTTCCAGATGAACGGGGTTTAGTAGACCCTACAAGCTCCGGCAGCACTGGGGCTTCAACACAGAATGTTGTGACTAAGAGCTCATGTGTGAGTTGCACCGTAGATAATGCCAAGACTGATGTTGATCAGAATCTCGGTACCAGTTCTAGTGGACATAACGCAAGTTCTAACGCCAAGTCAGAGTCTTCTATGAACAAGAGTAATATCCCTAACCAGCAATATGGCAATTCATCATATTATCAGAGAGGTGGTGCATCGCAGAAAAATAGTTCAGGCGGTGACTGGTCCCACCGAAGAATGGGGTACCAAGGAAGGAATCAGTCTCTGGGTGCTGAAAAGAACTTCCCAGCTACTAAGATGAAGCAAATATACGTGGCTAAACAGGCCTCAAGTGGGAGTTCAACAGCCTCGTGAGGAGCCTCATAAAATTAGTTGCTGCTTGCTGGGTTCAAGAAAATGACTGCAGGTTGAAACAGTTGTTCAGGAATAAaagattttttgtttctttttttcgcAGCATCTGTTGCACCGGTAGGTGCGGTGTCTAGTATTTAGATTGAGATTTTATCGACAGATGTAGGTGCTAGGGTATGCTGGTTTTCCCAACGAAGGTTTGCAAAAAAACTGGCAGCACGCAGGTGATACGATGGGAAATTTTGGGCCTGCCTGGTGCTGCTTTAGAGGCAAAAGGGGATGATTTTGAAGTACTAGTTCTTGCTGACAAGGCAACTTTGTGATATTATTTTCAGTTGTGGTCCGTCGATCGGGTTTCGTTGTTTGAaatctttgttggctgcaaacCGAATTGTCAATTTATTGGAGAATTTCATGTACTAAAAAACAAACACTGTTATAATCCAGGTAAAATTCTTTTTGCAATTCTGGTAAATGATAGATGTGGCCTCCTAGGGATGTTTTTTCTCCCTTCTCCTTGAATTCACTTTATCTATATATGTAATTTAGATTGTGATCAACGATTCCTGCTTCTGCGGTTGGGTTTGGAGTAGGCATTCAGTCGCACATGCGCATATAATAATAAAGGCATGTAGTAATGGAGCTTATATTCTAATTACATGGGGAGTGTTGTAGACGTGATGTCACGAGTAGCCTTAGCCCTAGTGTGGTAGGCTTTCTTTtcggttacaatcaaattgttGTCTTTGTTCAAACTCATCACCGCATTGTTCGTAGTTCAGTACAAGATAATGCCGTACAGTGATCTGTAAACGGGTCGGGTGTATTGGGTTTAGGTCGGGTTCAATCTGACCTGTTAATTTAACGGATCATCTGAACCTAACCCGTTAAGCTAACGGGTCATCGTTTCATCTGTTAACAATTTTTTATGGTTCAGCTTTTTGAGGTTTTTCTTAGCAAACCCCCGTTGAAGACAGCCTTAATGAAGAAAAGTCATCCTCAAATTATTTCAGTCCAACCAGAAAGCACAAGGCCGCCATGGACGGCAGCCGAGTCGCCTGGACAAACCTCCCACACCAGCTCCCCCTACTCATCGCCGACCGCCTCCAAACCCACCTCGAACACTTTCGATTCCGCAGCATCTGCAACTCCTGACGCTCCTCCagtcacccccccccccccccagatTCCCTATTCCGTATACCTCGTCCGCCCCAACCCAGGTCCAAATTCAAGTCCAAAACCTTCCGCCAAACCCCCGTTGAAGACAGCCTTAATGAAGAAAAGTCATCCTCAAATTATTTCAGTCCAACCAGAAAGCACAAGGCCGCCATGGACGGCAGCCGAGTCGCCTGGACAAACCTCCCACACCAGCTCCCCCTACTCATCGCCGACCGCCTCCAAACCCACCTCGAACACTTTCGATTCCGCAGCATCTGCAACTCCTGACGCTCCTCCagtcaccccccccccccccccccccccccccccagatTCCCTATTCCGTATACCTCGTCCGCCCCAACCCAGGTCCAAATTCAAGTCCAAAACCTTCCGCGTCATCATCTTCAACCTCTTCATCCAAGGGTTGGCTGCTGAAGCTGGAAGAGTCTTTTGGTTGGCTTCTGAAGCTGGAAGAGTCACTGCAATCGAATTTCGGCTGAGGGTTTTCTATTAGGACTATTAAAATTACACAAAAATCCTCGATAACAGGTGTTAACGGGTTTCGCGGGTTCACCCAAAATGACCCATTATTTAATGGGTGATTAACAAGTTGACCCGTTAATCACCCGATTCATTTATCATTCATTTGAATACTAATTTTAAAGAATCAGATCGGATCGTGTTGAAAATGTCATGTCTACCGTACAATAACATAATATTCCCGTACTATTTCGGACTTTGACCATTAATTTGActctgaatttattttttttatttataaaaattaaaatttcaagtgtttaaccaatagaaaattttcaaaatttcaagtgGCTCGTCACCAAAACTGTCACGCCAAGCAAAAAAGGCACAAACACTAGTTCGTGGATAACCATGCCATTAAGTCATCATCTTCACCATCTCGGAGCAAGCCATTGTCCCACAACAAGAACTGGTCATCCTCCTCATGACCAACGCTGCTCTCCGCCGTCGCCACCACCCCCAGTTGCATATTCTCCGGCTGCGTCGCCTGGTTGAGTTTGACCTGATCaaccttctcctcctccttctccatgACCCCAATTTCGCTAATattcttttgcttttgcttaTTAATTAATCCTGGATTAATACTGGCATTAGCACTAGTTCCACTACTAGAACTGTCGTTAGTCGTGACAATGTGACCGCCCGGGTCCGATGGGAAATTGAGCTTTGCCTTATTTCCGCGGAACTCCAAGGCGGCCTTGTCGTAAGCCCTGGCCGCGTCCTCCGCCGTCTCGAACGTCCCTAGCCACACCCTCGCCGCCCGTCGTGGGTCTCGAATCTCCGCCGCCCATTTCCCCCACGGCCTCTGCCTGACGCCCCTGTACTTGTTCTTGCTCTTCCTCGTAGTTGGCGCATTCATCCCGACAAACCCGGTTCCCAAACTCAGTTGCTGGTTCCTGTTTTGATTCGGCAACGACGGCAAGAAGTAGTTGCACCCCAGACACCGTTGTATCCCGCACACCCGACACGTGTCCCCGTCGAGTAAGAAGGTCGACCTGTCCTCGTCCTGTTGTGCTGGTTGGCCCGCTGCCAACTGGGTGCCGCTCGTCGAGACGGAGGACGTGGCATTGTAGACC of the Pyrus communis chromosome 1, drPyrComm1.1, whole genome shotgun sequence genome contains:
- the LOC137721755 gene encoding ethylene-responsive transcription factor ERF109-like — translated: MPFHANRIQQEQEHCIMVSALKHVISGGSISGPTPQPMPAVYNATSSVSTSGTQLAAGQPAQQDEDRSTFLLDGDTCRVCGIQRCLGCNYFLPSLPNQNRNQQLSLGTGFVGMNAPTTRKSKNKYRGVRQRPWGKWAAEIRDPRRAARVWLGTFETAEDAARAYDKAALEFRGNKAKLNFPSDPGGHIVTTNDSSSSGTSANASINPGLINKQKQKNISEIGVMEKEEEKVDQVKLNQATQPENMQLGVVATAESSVGHEEDDQFLLWDNGLLRDGEDDDLMAWLSTN